ACAGGTGGAGGGCGGACAGGAGCATGCCGACGGCGATGCCGACCGACTCGTCGACGTAGTAGTGCTTGCGCTTGGTGCCGTCCGGGCCGAGCCAGTAGCGCTGCTGGAAGACCACGATCAGCGCCGGGGCGTCGGTGAGGTGGGTCTTGACGGCGTCGGTGCCGAGCGGGCGCAGGGCGGCGAGCCATTCGTCGCCGAGGCGGCCGTCGTAGGAGATCAGCTCCTCCTGCTCGGCGGCGGCGCGGATCTGCTCCCGTACGGCCGGGTCCTTGACCAGGACGAAGGTCCACGGCTGCTGGTGCGCCCCGGACGGGGCGGTCGCGGCGCAGGCGATCGCGTCCCGGACGACCTGTTCGGGCACCGGGTCGGGGGAGAAGTGGCGCACGGTCCGCCGCTGGTCCATGCGGGCCCGCAACTCGGCGGCGCGCGCGAGCGATTCGCCGCTCGCCATCCGCTCGGGCCGGTAGGGGGCGGGACGGTACGGCTGGCCGTGGATCGGGGTCCACTGCTGGGTTTCGGGCGACATGGGGCGAGTCTGCCGAGGCAATGGTCCAGACCGCCAGGGCCGCGTCGGCCGATTCCGGCCGGTGGACGGCGTCCGGCGTCCGCAATGCGGTCCTTGGTACGGTCGCGGGATGAGCGACTGGGACGCCTGGGCCGTACGGGCTCGGCTGCGCGCGAAGAGGATGCGCTACGAGCTGGCCGCGCCGCTCCCGGAGGCGGAGGTCCGGGCCTTCGAGGTGGAGCACGGCATCCGGCTGCCCGAGGAGTACCGGACGTTCGTCACGACGGTCGGCGACGGCCCCGCGGGCCCCGAACACGGGCTGATGCCGCTGGTCACCCCGCGCCCGGAGGCCGACGACTGGGCGGTGGACGGGGAGTGGGAGGACGACCGGCGCCAGGGCCGGCTGGCCGCGCCCTGCCCGATCAGGGAACGCCGCCCGTTCGACGTGAACCGGAGGTTCGACGAGCGCGAGGGGCTGACCCTGGGCACGCTCATGCTGGCCGAGCAGGGGT
Above is a genomic segment from Streptomyces sp. NBC_01233 containing:
- a CDS encoding nitroreductase family protein; translation: MSPETQQWTPIHGQPYRPAPYRPERMASGESLARAAELRARMDQRRTVRHFSPDPVPEQVVRDAIACAATAPSGAHQQPWTFVLVKDPAVREQIRAAAEQEELISYDGRLGDEWLAALRPLGTDAVKTHLTDAPALIVVFQQRYWLGPDGTKRKHYYVDESVGIAVGMLLSALHLSGLAALIHTPSPMRFLSHVLNRPENEKAFAVIPVGYPADDCEVPDLVRKSLDQVIVEV
- a CDS encoding SMI1/KNR4 family protein, which produces MSDWDAWAVRARLRAKRMRYELAAPLPEAEVRAFEVEHGIRLPEEYRTFVTTVGDGPAGPEHGLMPLVTPRPEADDWAVDGEWEDDRRQGRLAAPCPIRERRPFDVNRRFDEREGLTLGTLMLAEQGCGMYTRLILNGPLAGQVWHLDQDFGTCMPESPDFRTWYTDWLEK